In Lycium ferocissimum isolate CSIRO_LF1 chromosome 3, AGI_CSIRO_Lferr_CH_V1, whole genome shotgun sequence, the genomic window TTTTGGTCTATTAGGCTATTTGATACGATTTTAGTTGAAATTATCCTCAGATAAATCATTAAAATTAATCAACTCTAATTTTCTTCTGTGTATATAGTTTTTGGATGCACAGGTGATTTGTAGCTGATTACGAAGTCATCTAATTTGCGTTGATTAATGTTGCAGTGGGATAATGTTCTAGAGCTGGTTGACGTGGAAGAATTGATGTTTTGGGAACTTTTGATGTTACCGGTTAATTCTGAATAGGAAAATGAAAGAGATGATATTGATGAATAACTATCTTCTAATGAATTCAGTCTAAGACTTTTAAGTTTGCACCCtttaatatatgtatttagAGAGTTTGTTACTCACGTAGTTTTGCTGGGCAGCCAAGTAATTATTGGCATGTCTACAATCAATTTTATATTGTTaacaaaaattacaaaaaaatacaGTAGTCTATATTTGGATTCTTTTGACGGTTTAAGTGTATTCGTATGTATGTTTCTCTTATATAATATGTGTACCTTGCCTTATATGTTAGTTTTCTTTGATCGTTTTCTATTTATTTAGAAACTTTTTTTGGATTAACAAAAACTTCCTTTATGTCAGTGTCTGAACTAACTTTATATAGCCAAAAGTTTTAGACCACGCAAAGCGCGGATGGATTCTCTAGTAATCTTATTAAGGGtagaaataaaatattaaaagttaaattattacaaatgtaaaaaataaacaaactaagATATATACTCCATCACATGAACGAGGGGGAAAAAGACTTTAATAAGGAGTAATTATTTGCAAGAttcctaccaaaaaaaaaaaaaaatatttgtatgaTGGTTCATGACTTAAAATGCACTTGGGACCTCGAAAATTGGAGTGGGGTTCTTTTGGATTAACCTTCTTCTTGAAAGTAAATTAATGATGGCACGTAATCATGAATTATTGGCTATCAAATCAAAGAATCTTTTTTCATTACTTATGTTGCATTCATTCACATCTATGGCTTGGCCATCTACCCCACTTTCTCACGTGCCTCACACAACTGACATTAATCGGGTGAGGTTCTAATGAAAAAGTTGACTTACGTCGTATGCTTTTGAGTCCACAAATTTTAAGTTTGATTTTTGTCTCGCAAAAAGGAGTCACACACAACTCATGTCAATTTTGTGAAGcacatatttaaaaatttcaatGACGAGCGATTCACCTTTGCATTTTTATATTTCTAATTTCCACCAACATTCGACATCCACTTTGAAGTAATGAttaattcaatttcatatataaaaaaaaaaagatcgacTTTATGAATAAAGCTCTCTTTATTAAAAGTGATTTCATTACTATTCAAACCGAGTGTAGGAGAATGAACTTGGATCAATATATAGAGAGTGTATTATGAATATAAAAcactttaaattttataaacttttgaattttctttaaacaTAATACACTTCACAAAAGAGTATATCCACATTTCATTCTTTATCAAAAGTatataaagataaagaaaatctAAATAAAAAGAGAGCTACTAAACGGCCACACCAATTTGGCCCAAATATGTCCACACCTATGAAAAGactatttttcatatatttcctccgttcacttttacttgtccactttcgaCTTTGCACAttccttaagaaataataaatgaagtgcataatttaccaatctacccatattaattggtgcatatgttttattgtatttagaaattgaattgatgtgagtaattaatactatgggtaaaatgcaaaaaaagaaattgttttGTCTTGTTATGcgaaaagtgacaagtaaaagtaaaaatctatttttagaatactggacaagtaaaagtgaacggagggagtattaagaAAAAACAAACATTGAGCTGATTAGAGAAATTTCATGCAAATTTCGAATTGAGCggaatgcccttcaaaggcactagcctttaatttttgcccttcactaAAAACTCTTTAGTTTCGGGTTTGAACTCCTGCTtggtcaaaaaaaatttaaaaaaaaaatcgcaagatagAGTTTGGATTCACAAGACAGAGGTTTACCTCAAACTCTATCTaatcaggcagagttttgctaCCTTCAAGCAGAGTTTGCctttaaggcagagttttgccttgtCCTTGTAcgtgaaggcaaaactctatcTTAAGGTAAATGTTTgcattaagaattttttttttatttttttttattcaattgaaattttacaaactctgtcttaaggcctaacttttgctcGAATAGGCATAATTTTActacgaaactctgccttgcaatttttttattttctattgagCTAGGGTTTAAACTCAAACCTCAGGGTGAaggcaaagggcaaaaattaaagatcagttgctttgaaggacaatcgtgcaaatgacccatttTGAATTAAGATAACTTTAAAAGGGAAGGGTAGCAATGACATTGTATAAATAACCTAGATACCCATGCGAATATGCTGTGCTGCCCGCATTTGGGCGATTGTGGCCAAAATCAATGTGATAAAAATATCTTCCACCAATAAGAACATCTTCcttcaacaaaataaatttcCTTTTTATCACAAATACACCTCATTTTTTTGTGCACGCTACAATGTTTCTCATACACCAACACAAGGGAAGACTCCTATTTATATGTGCACTATTTATATGTGTAGTTATTCTTCCTTGAAATACATTGGGAGAGGGGAGGGTTAGACATTAATACATGGGAAACTAGGCGGAGTTTAAATATTGTGAGAATGCAGTAAATATTCCTATTAATATAATTATATGGACTAAAGCTCCGGCTATAGAAAatgaataataatcatattgAGTGAAGCACCAAACTGATAGAAACTAATATAGGCTCTTCCTCACAACTTACATCCTAAATCTCCTAGCAAACCAACACATTCCCCTTTCAAAACTGATATTTAACATTCAACACAATTTCATAGATAGTTGACTGAAGCAATAAGAGAATTTCATAGTATTTGAAAAGATTAATATTACTAGCATGGAACATCAATCAATTAAGAAAAACACGAGATCCTGTTCAAGCTCAGCGCCACGTTGGAACGATCAAGCTTAGGTTTCAACGACTAATGCACGATTGCACTAGTCGAGGGTAGTCCATCACGTACTCCCGATGAATGGCTTTCTAGTCCTTCTGCATAAGATTCAAGAAACTCTATAGCATACAGCCATGGTAGAGAAATCTACCAAAGTGAATTTTCCACATAAGAGGAAATAATATCTCCAATCCAGTTTCAGCCAAGTGCAAACAAGTTTATGAAATGCAATTTCCCTTGCCAATCATGACACTGAAACACATCTAACGGAAGTCTTCTCCAGCCTATCATTTCAACCAGGTCCATTTTGGTGTTTCAACCATGAGTCTGAAACACATGAAACGGTAAAAAGTCAGTTTTGGCAGACATTTCCTTCTTCGAGAAAGGAAAAGCAGGTCATTACAAGCAACcgataggaaaaaaaaaaaaaagagatatcTAGGAGAAACCAAGACCTGTAAAGATGAACATGTACTGCTAAGGACATTTTGAGAGCTAGGACGCGACAGCCAAGACTCAAGACAGAACGGTCTTTTGTAACTTTCTTTGTTGAAGTCCTTCAATTGCGAAAGTTTTAATGAATAGAGAAATTATCCTGTGAAGCAGAAGTAAGGAGAAGTGTGTCATATATTCATAAAGCTCTACTATctaaagcatgaaaagaaaaccAGCATTGCAGAGACATAAAGATTAACTTTTATGAGTATATTAAGAAACTTCTATGGATTTCTACAACGTATGAGACTTGGAATTGTTCCTTGAGAGTTTTCAATTTACCGAAAACAGTAAAAGAGACAAAGGTAATAGGATGAATTAAAAGCAGCATTTAGGGGGAANNNNNNNNNNNNNNNNNNNNNNNNNNNNNNNNNNNNNNNNNNNNNNNNNNNNNNNNNNNNNNNNNNNNNNNNNNNNNNNNNNNNNNNNNNNNNNNNNNNNCAAGTTGCTCATTTGCCCAAGTGAAACTATTTTCTATATTCCTTTATGTGGTTTCTTTTGATAAAATATACCTTTTTCTACGATTTAATGTAAACAAAAATCAGTTAACTCATTTTAAAGTATTTTTGTTAAATAATGAATGTGTAATTCAACCAACATGTACCTTGTCCTTCTTTTGTGATACTTCAACTGCATATGTAAATTTATGTAGTGTGCTAGACTTTTCATTTGGATATTTCACTTGAAACCTATTTTTTCTTCttggttttcttctttccttttgagtAAGGAAATAGCTTTGTTTGTAAAGCCATTTTATGCACAAGCTGTGACCATATAGGAACTAAGTAATTGGACACGTAAGATCTATGAGAATTGATTTGTTAGGTCTCATTCTCTTCAACTGGTGCACTACAATGACTTGAATGCATTGCTCTAAAGTTTCGCATTTTCTTTTGCAGATCAATTGATTTAGAATGTAAGCTGTTAGGAAGAGCTTACATTAGTTTCTGACATGcacttcttcctttttttcttttgccagAGCATCACTCCATATAATTCACTGTTTAACATTGATGATATGAGTGTTTGCTGCAGTCTCACAATTACATTTAAACTCCACCTACTTTCCCCATTTCTTTTGTTGTATTAATGTCTGAGACTTCCCGAGGCAGATTCAAGATTTAGATTTGATGAGTTCAACTTTTATCTATTCAGGTACTTTGGTGAAGATACTAAAGGATATGCATGTGCTGTGCCGTTGAATTCTGTTCATGGGATGAAGCTCAGATATTCTCAATGATGGTGGTAAACTAAAATTGAGATGCAGCTATGCGGTAACTGTGGCACAAAGACAACATGTATGTGCAGTATCAGCTGCAGCTTGCTATCTTGCCAGCTTAGTCTTAAACTAGCGTGGAAGTACGCTTAAAAACAATTTcatcgatttaaacttttcagcTCCTTTAACAGGAAAGCTATTTAGCAGTCCCCCTTGGGGAGGACCTGGGACTTGAATGGAATTGTTGACCAGTTTGAGGGGGCACTCATCCATTTGGTTGAAGGATTTTCTATTCTGCTAATTGGACCAAGATTTCCGTGTAAGCTTCTTCCACATTGTTAGTATCCTAAATCCCATGGTTTGCTTTGTTTTTATTGCTTACATTACCTCTGCTAAGTTAGTCCCTAAACGACCCAATGATTCAAAACGTTTGTTGCTGTGACATATCAAGTCAAAGCATATGGTCAGTAATCACGTTGGGAAAATTTTCATTTATACTTGGTAGAGGAATGCTACAACAAGACTCCTTTTCTCATGGCACTATTTCACTGTTTAGCAGGCTTGGTTATGTTCCATGGAGGAACCGCCATGTTTGTTTAATATACAAGCATTACTTTGGCAGCCTCTCCTGAGAAAACTTGGAATCTTTGGCAGGTTGACTAATTTGAAGTGCACTGTGCTCTGAATTTTGTTGAAGGACAAAATCTTCGGCTATAGACTCATTACTGGACTCTTTCATGATTATTTGGTAAAGACTACAGAATCTCCCAAGATTTTGCTCACTTGCCCAAGTGAAACTATTTTTCTATATACACTCTTTTGATAAAGTATATGATTTaatgaaaatagaaaaacaacTACGTCATATTTAagtattttttctaaataaataatgaatcaTGAATAGCTCAACGAACAAGTGCCATGTCCTTCTCTTATGATACTTCAACTGCTTGTTGCAAATTTATGTAGTGTTCTAGACTTTCTATTTGGATTTTCCACTTGAAACCTATTTCTTCTTGTTGCTTTTCTTCTTTCCGTTTAGGTAACTTAGTTTGCATTGTCCTCTTAATTGGAAATAGCTTGTCCTTAAACTATTTCATGCACAAGCTGTGACCATATAGTAACTAAGATCTATGAGAATTGATTTGTTCAGAGTCAGCTCTAAGGTCTCCCCTCTCTTCAAGTGGTTCACCACAATGTCTTGAATGCATTGTCAAAGGTTGCTCTAAAGTTTGGCTTTTTCTATTGCAGATCAAATTTTACTAGAACTGCAAAACATAACTATCCGCATTCAAGCCTCGGCCATTGGGTACTGAACAACCTTTCTTGGAAACAAATAGCAAGGTCTACATACAAGAAACATCAAAATACTAAAAGCATATAGggtattttacttattttaatgCTCAGATAAACTTTAGTTGCATTTTAAAAGTTATAATTGAGTTTCGGCATTTGGACCTGAGAaactatttgtttttttaagttATCATGTCAGTGATTTCTTATGATATGGTCATCCCTGTTTCCTAAGAGTCTTCTAGGTTCCCCTATTCTGATCCTCTTATTACATCACTCAACTATTGTTGTTAAGATTTCAGTTTTGAAAGATAACCAGTTTAATTAATTGCAAGGAGATTTAGAATGTACGCTGTTAGCAAGATCGGTTTCTGTCATTTGTGCTTCACTCCATAtaaattctttttgttttctccaGAGCTGCAGTCCATATAATTTACTGTTTTACATTGATGATAGGAGTTTTTATTGCATTCTCATGATTCCATTTAAACTCCACCTAGTTTACCCACTTTGGTTGTATTAATATCTGGTGCCTCCTCTCTCCTAACCTGTACAAAAGAAGAATAAACTCAGTATATATCATATCTGCTCAGGTACTGTGGTGAAGATAATAAAGGGTATCCACGGACGGTGCCATTGAATTTTGTTCATGAGCTATTCATGAGATGAAGCTAGGAGGTTGCTGTGATACAAAGACAAATGTTGTCCACTGCTAGCTTCATCTTGCTTTCATGCCAGCCAATACTTAAAATTGTGTGGAAGTATGCAGTATGCCAAGAACAATTTCGTTGATTTTACTTTTCAGCTccttttgcttatgaaaatgttGTACTGTTTAACAGGGATGCGTTTCTAGCAGTCTTCCTTGGATAGGAAAGTGAAGTATTTGATCAGCATGACATTGTCTAATCATGATTGTAAAAATGTGACCCTCTGGCATGTGAATGGGACATATTCTATGGTACAAAGGTGCCATCATTATCGACTGATTGGTGAAACAGAAGAGGTAATTAAGCCATTTCACATTCTCGGGCTCTCAACGGACCATTGGTGACAGAGTTACCGTAcctatgttggtgggaggtacCAGGTACCTAGTGGAGTAATCGAGATGCGCAAGCTGACACAAACACTACCgttataaataataattaaaaaaaaaaaaaaaaaaaaactaagcaaTTTCACAGAAGCTGCTTACTTGATACTTTTAGATGCAAGACATATTCATTTTGGACCGAAATGTGTCTTCTATTGATAGTAGAGCCATCTCAATTTTCTGTTGACGGTCtttaacaatatttattttaccTATTTAATTTTCTGGGGACAGATTGGAACATTTTGCACAGTGGTGCTTTTGGAGACTGTGATTGCTCAAAGCTGGAAAATTCAAGGCAAGTTAGTTTTTGTCCATAGAAAGATTGCAAATGGtgggtttcgattttttttctGCAATGATTTTTCTTTCCCCTAAATGCTGCTTTTAATTCATCCTATTTACCTTTGTCTCTTTTACTGTTCTTGGTAAATTGAAAATTCTCAACGAACAATTCCAAGTCTCATATGTTGTAGAAATCCACAGAAGTTTCTTAATACGCTCATAAAAGTTAATCTTATGTCTCTGCAATGCTggttttcttttcatgctttagACAGTAGAACTTTATGAATTATGACACACTTCTCCGTACTTATGCTTCACAGGATAATTTCTCTGTTCATTAAAACTTTCGCAATTGAAGGACTTCAACAAAGAAAGTTACAAAAGACTGTTGTGTCTTGGGTCTTGGCTGTTGTGTCTTGGCTCTCAAAATGTCCTTAGCAATACATGCTCATCTTTCTAGGTCTTATTCTTCCTAGTGATACGGACATGGCTTCACTCGAGTTCGGGACTGTGAAGAGCCGTGTAAAGTTCTACGGGAATTTAACTAATAACCAAAAGAAGAAGATCAGAAAAAAGCCCAAAGAAGAAGCTCAAGTTTTTGCCAACGTTAATAGATTGTCTAGCGCTGATGCTGCAACAGCCAGTGGGAAAGAACACGTGGCTCCTACGAGAGGAAGCGGTTCTAGAAGGAGGAAGACATTGGAGCCTGTTGACCTAAAGTGCAAATTGGTTGATTTTGGGAATGCGTGTTGGACATACAAACAGTTCACGGATAATATTCAGACGAGGCAGTATAGGTGCCCTGAAGTTATCGTTGGGTCTAAATATCCAACCTCAGCAGATCTTTGGTCCTTTGCTTGCATTTGCTTTGAGCTTGCGACTGGTGATGCGTTGTTTGATCCTCACAGTGGTGACAACTTCGACAGAGATGAGGTCTGGTATTTTAACTGCACTACTCCTCCACAGTTATACTATGTGTTTTCATTTTTATGCCTGTTGGTATGTTTCAAAGGGACTGTTTTGTCCTGATACTTGGTCATTTTATATTTGAATTACAGTAAGCGCATTGATATGAAGTTAAATTTGCATAGGATGGCTGCAGCTAAATTTCATTTAACCCTTTTTGAAGTttcttgtgaaaaaaaaaactttttttgatAAGGAAGGATGTACTAGCAGTCTAGTCTAGAGATACTTCTTTGCATGTAGTTCATctgattatttttaaaagatatgGCAGATTAACTATCTTATGGCTAAAAATGGGTTAAAAACTGTTCAGCTACTTTAGCTTACAGGCACTACCCATACAGATTTGCTTAATCCTTCTTGTTGAAGATAATTTGCTATGGACTTACATATTCACTTTTATGTGTCTTTTTGAGTTGGATAAGCTATATAGCAGTTCTGTGAGCTTTACTGAGCTGCTcacttatattaattttttcacGTGATTCTATCACAAAAGCAGCGTAAGTGCGTAACTCAATATGATCTATGGCAGTTTGGGCTTTACGTGTTTGACTAACATTGCATTAGGTGTTTGCACAAGCCAGTAATTATTTGTATGAACAAGGTGGTCCAATATGCATTTGATGCGTTttctaggttttttttttttttttttttttaaggtttgTGATGTTCTGTTGACTTTTGCTCTTCTATTACCAAATATATGATCACTTTTATGCATCTAGTCAGGTCAACTCAGCAGTTCAAGTAATAAAAGCTGACGTGAAAATTAATATGCTTTAAGAAAATCTGATGGTGGTTCTATTATTATTGGAACAAGATAAATCTTTGTTCTGATAGCTGCATTAGTGGAGGTAAGGGTGAGGGAAGATATGTTGGGATCAACAGTTAGCATAGAGTCATCTGTTTGTCTGTGCTTTACAATACTTCTTGGAGCCTTGTCAAAAGTGATTTAAATATCTAGAGTTCTAGCGATCATCTGGTGATCTTATTGCATCGCTTGTCGTTTTTCTGGAATTCAGTATATAGTAGAACAACCAGTTTCTTTTTCTCTGCACAAATCCACATCAATCTCAAATTACTTTGACAATTTAATCTTTTGGATATTCAATTTTTGGGTAACAAATTGATAAAATAAGAGCAAAATATAGAGAAGTTATGTCTTTGCTATTTGTTTGAATGATTACATATAATATCTCATTTATGTAAAGGTACGTACTATCATGAGCAATATGTCAAAGTTCTGCTTTTACTTTTTTCTGCACTGCTTTGAGTAGCTCTTGTCTATTGACTTGTCTtatctatttttattaaaaatgtgGATAATCATCATTTTTGTTCCATCTCTCTCTTTCATTGTCTTTAAGTGGACGTTTATTTGAAATGTAGCAAATGAATACAGAGAAGCTTGATAATATTGGATTCATATTTTCATCAATGTTTAGAAAATTCAATAAATATTGAGGGCTATTGGTGTCTTCTTCACTCATATGAGAAAAGGGATAGAAGAGACTAGAGAGAAGTTAATGCACATGTTGTGGTTTTCATATTTTGTGATATTAAAAAATGCTTAAAGTTGTCAAAGAGGAAACGCGAGTTCAACAAACAGACTCTGTTATCTCTTAATTCTGCCtgaatttattgttttaaaggGGTAACCAAGTTATCTCTTAACTCGCTCAACAAATAGAGTATGTTATCTCTTAATGGACTGTTTCTTCAAATTGCAATACTTGGGATCAAAATAAGAACTTGACCAGTTGCTGAGATGACCTTTATTTGGTCCAACTCATAACTCATCTCCTTTTTATGATGAATTTCTAGTTTCTTAATCCAGGATATATGCTCTGTACGGTTCTTTTCGGTTGTTGTCGTTTGCCAAGAATTGTTATTGTGATTTACTACTTAAATTAACATATACTTACTGAAAGCTTTCTTGGGTTGGCAGGATCACCTAGCACTAATGATGGAACTTCTAGGAACAATGCCCCGGAAAGTAAGAGAAAGTACCTTTAACCACTTCAAACTTCTTACACTTGTATGCGTCAGCCATTTTATGAACACGTTCTGTCCTTTCCAGATCTCCTTAGGTGGCCGTTATTCACGTGAGTTCTTCAATAGACACGGTGACTTGAGGCACATCAAAAGGTTACGCTTTTGGCCCTTAGATAATGTCCTTGTAGAGAAATACGAATTCAGCGAGCAAGATGCAAAGGACATGGCTGATTTCCTCATCCCAATACTTGATTTTGACCCGGAGAAACGGCCAAATGCAGCTCAATGCCTTCTTCATCCGTGGATCAATGCAGGTCCCAACAGTTTGGAACCTCGCGTGCGTCATGCACAGTCTAAAGCCGCTGATACTGTAAACTCTGAGCAAATGAAGAGAgacaaggaaaagaaagaggCTATGGAGGTTGGAATGGGGAATATGGCTATTAACTAGGACTATAAAATTGTCAAAGTTCTTAGTCAAATTGTGATATTTCCAAAAGGAGCTTTAACCAATTCATCTCACTAAGAAATCTCTGCCTATATAGTAGTATAGCACTGGTATACTCTTATGTTGTGTCATAAGTCATTAAGCCATGTACAGTTCGAGGCATTATGGCACCATATATTACCTGAAACTCTTGGCAAGTTCGTGTAAATTCCATTACTTCTTTAATATATGATTATTGTGCTTTTAAAATTTCAGTCCACTTCAGTTGCATTTACTTGCTTCCAATAAGCACTTTTAATATGGGTAAAATGTTGTTTGACCCACTATTGTTGTATGGGTTTTTTTAAATATGAGCGGGTCTTAAATTGAGAAATaagtttatttaaaaaaaaaaaaaaattgaatggaAAATAGTCAGAGCAATGAGCATGCGGATTTCTTCCATTTGGTAAATTGGTGCAAAGGTTTATATATGCGTCTGTCAAAAAGAATAGTTACATTTGCATAAAAAAATTGCAATGCGGTGACATATTAGGAATAACATGAAACAAAGACGCATGGCAGGAGACGTACGTCATGGTTCGTTTGAGTCCCCCATAACATGGCCGTTTTCTTGGCTTTCACTTTACCCACAAAAGTCAAAATCCCACCGTTTTAAAATGATTGTCTTAATTTGAGTTtgacatgaagtttaagaaataaatgaaattgtgtgattcaaaataagtcttataTATTTACATGACTATAAATAAATTGtttgtaaatataaaaatgtgtcaAATTTTTTGGGACAAATTAAGAAGCGACGGAGTGAGTAATACAGTGATCTCTTCACAAACGACACACACACAAATGCTGCGACATTTCTGCAAAAGGGATAAGTTATGAGTCCAATTAACAAATGAgactcaaaaaagaaaatggacaGTACTTcagattcttcttcttctagtaGTAGTAGAGTTGTGTGGTTAATTGCAGTTCCCTTGATTTTAGTGTCTCTGTATTTTGGTCTACAAAGTTCAACAAGCTCTACTTTGgtcctttcttttggaaaattttcttCGGCAACAAATTATGATTCTTCCAAGAATATTAATCCACCAATTGGGGAATTAGAAAAGATGTTGATGAGCAGTTTAGAGAGAGTTGAAGCTGGTCTTGTAAGAGTGAGAGCTGATATAAAAGAAGCACAGAGTAAAAATCAAACATTTGATGATCCTGAGTATGTCCCTACTGGTCAAATTTACGGGAACCCCACTGCCTTTCACAGGTGTAATTAGTAGTACTACTAGCTTTTAAAGTATTTTCCTAAaatatattccttattatttAGCAGCTTCAACTTTTGGAGATTTGAACTTTTGCCTATAGAATTGAACTTGAGAAAAGATTCTTGAACTTTTGCCTACAGAATTGAATTGGTGCAAAGGTTCTTGAACTTATGACAATGGAATAAAGATTCTTGaacttttgattatggaattgaaCTGGAGCAAAAATAGTCTCTTATCTTTAGGATAGGTTCAAAGTAGTCCTTTAAATATAATCCTGAATagtttggtcctttaagtttacCAAATCATATATTTAACAATCTTGGCCCTTAGATTTCGAGGAACggggaaagaaaaagatttaACAAGACATAAGGATATCCCGTGTAGTCTCTAAAACTGCACGACAAAATTGCACTAAACACTAGAAATAGACAAAAGATATCGGacgttacacctcagaaatatGCACCAAACATCAGAAATAGATAGAAAATAACAGAAACTACTAAAC contains:
- the LOC132049661 gene encoding uncharacterized protein LOC132049661 isoform X2, coding for MASLEFGTVKSRVKFYGNLTNNQKKKIRKKPKEEAQVFANVNRLSSADAATASGKEHVAPTRGSGSRRRKTLEPVDLKCKLVDFGNACWTYKQFTDNIQTRQYRCPEVIVGSKYPTSADLWSFACICFELATGDALFDPHSGDNFDRDEDHLALMMELLGTMPRKISLGGRYSREFFNRHGDLRHIKRLRFWPLDNVLVEKYEFSEQDAKDMADFLIPILDFDPEKRPNAAQCLLHPWINAGPNSLEPRVRHAQSKAADTVNSEQMKRDKEKKEAMEVGMGNMAIN
- the LOC132049661 gene encoding uncharacterized protein LOC132049661 isoform X1 → MLIFLGLILPSDTDMASLEFGTVKSRVKFYGNLTNNQKKKIRKKPKEEAQVFANVNRLSSADAATASGKEHVAPTRGSGSRRRKTLEPVDLKCKLVDFGNACWTYKQFTDNIQTRQYRCPEVIVGSKYPTSADLWSFACICFELATGDALFDPHSGDNFDRDEDHLALMMELLGTMPRKISLGGRYSREFFNRHGDLRHIKRLRFWPLDNVLVEKYEFSEQDAKDMADFLIPILDFDPEKRPNAAQCLLHPWINAGPNSLEPRVRHAQSKAADTVNSEQMKRDKEKKEAMEVGMGNMAIN